The Gammaproteobacteria bacterium DNA window CGATCTTGGCGATCACCGTGACCCCGAACGGCACCGGCGACAGCAGCAGCTGCTCGAGGCTGCCGTCGTCCGCGTCGTTGCGAAACAGCCCTTCGAGCGCGAGCAGCGACGACAACAGCGCCGCCACCCACAGCACGCCGATGCCGATCGTGCGCTGCTCGACCTCGCCGGGAGCGATCGCGAGCGGGAACAACGCCGCGACGATCACGAAGAAGATCAGCGGGTTCGCAAGCTCGCTCCAGCGGCGGAACGAGAGCTTCAGGTCGCGGACGACGATCGCGCCGAATGCCCCCATCGTCGGCGTCAGAGCTCGATCACGAGCGCGCCCGGCCGAGCGAGCTCGTCCGGGCGATGCGTCGCGACGACCGCGATCCCGTCGGCGGCGACGTGATTCGCAATCCACCCGGCGACGAGCGCGCGACCGGCTGCGTCGAGATGCGTCATCGGCTCGTCGAGAATCCACAGCTTCGCGCCGCCGAGGCGCAGGCAGCCGAGCCCGACTCGGCGGCGCTGCCCGGCGGACAGGAATCGGACGCGCTCGTCGAGCTTCTCGCCCACGCGAAGCTGCGCAGCGATGCGCTCGACGTTGCCGTCCGTCTGCTGCATCCGGCGATGGAACTCGAGGTTCTCGCGCACCGTCAGCTCGCGCTTCAAGCCGTCCGCATGGCCGCGGTACGCGATCGCGGCGCGCTGCTCCGGGGGTAGCGCGCGAAGCGCCGTGCCGTGCCACTCGACGCGGCCGGACGAAGGCGGCGTCAGCCCGGCCAGCACGCGCAGCAGCGTGGTCTTGCCCGCGCCGTTCGGGCCGACGACGAGCCCGATCTGCCCTTCGCCGAGCGCGAAGTCGAGCGACTCGAACAGGCATTGCTCGCCGCGCCACATCGCGAGACCGTCGACGCGGAGGCCCGGGAACGGCGCGCCCGCGTCCTGGCCGTCGGTCATCGGAGTCGGATCGAGCACTGAGCGTTGAATAGATTTATTTAAGAGAGCAGGAACTTACCCGTGCTTTCTGCAGTATCACTACAAGTCGGTCGCCGGCCGCGGCTCGGCGAATCTTGTGGCGCATAACGAGAATCGACCGGCTGCGGCCCGCCGCCCCTTCCGCAGCCGGGTCGCGCGCCGAGGCGCGCATGATAAGAGATATTCGGAACGTCCGGGAGCGAACGCCGATCTGACCGAGCTGCGGAGCCCGAGACGGCACCGGTCGCCTGGTGCCCGGGGCCGGACTCGAACCGGCACGGCCTTGCGGCCAGCGGATTTTAAGTCCGCTGCGTCTACCGTTCCGCCACCCGGGCGTGGCCCCTCGCGCAGAAAACACGACGCGCGCCTCGTATTCGAGGCGGGCGACCCGCGGATTCTACCTGAGCGTGAACGGCTGTTCGGACCGCCGATTGCCTGCGCCCATCGCCGGAGCCTTTACGACCGCCGGGCGAACAGCTCCTCGGGTGGGCACCTTTCGACGATGAACCGGGCGAGCTCCCGTCGCGCGCCGGTGAACGCGGTTTTCACGATCATGCCGCCGGCGTTCTCCCCGGTGTCGAGCGGCAACAGCCGCCGCAGGAGCTCGACCTGATGCTTCAGCTTCGATTTCGGGTCGCGAGCGAACCCGGATGCATCTCGGGCGAGGTACTCATCGAGCTCGCGTGCGGACTCGGGATCCAAGAGCTCAAGGATGGGCTGGACGTTGTGCAGGACGGCGAGCATCGCGTCCATCGCGAGCACGGCATCCGAGCAGTCGCGATCGCTGCCGCCGCTCTCGACGCGCTCGAACGCGATCTCGCAGTGGCTCAATGCGCCGTACAGCACGACGAGCGCGCGGGCACCGGCCTCCGTCGGCGGCCCGGCCTCGCGGCACCGCCGCTCGATCAGGTAAGTCAGCTCGGACCACACGTTCCTCTCCGACTCACGGACGTCCTGCGGACGCAAAGACGGAGCGGCGCGGCCGCCCCGCCGACGTCCTCGAAGCAGGCGCTTGCGCCGTTACTGCGGCGAGATATCGGGCGAGGTTTCGGGCTCAGGAGAAATTTCGGGCTCCGGAGAAAGCTCCGGCTCGGGGGAAATCTCGTCCGTCGCCTCCTGCTCGCTTTCGGCCTCGTCCTCGGCGCTCGGCTCGTCCGCTGTCGCAACGGCCGTGCCCTCGGAAAGGACCTGGTCGATCGCGTAGACCCGCAGATTGCCCATCTGGATGTCCGATTCCACGACGCGCGCGTCGCCGACCATCATCTCGCCTTCCTCGGGCATGCTGATCTCGACCGTGCCGCCGTCGATCGTCTGCGCTTCGGGCAAGTTGCGCGCGAGCTCCTGATCGACGTCGTCCGCGACGATGTGCGCGCGAAGGAGACTGATCAGCTGATCCCGGTTCTCGGGCTGGAGCAGCTCTTCGGTGCCCAGTCCGGACATCTGCTCGAACGCGTCGTTCGTCGGCGCAAACAGCGTGTAGCTCGTGCCCTCCTCCATGAGAGACTCCGCCATGCCCGCCGCCTTCACGGCCTCGACGAACGTGCTGAGATCCTCATGCTCCTGTGCGAGCTGGTCGAGCCCCTCGGTGCCTTCCTCCGCGGAAGCCGTTTGCGTGCTCTCCTGCTCGGCTGCGCCCGGCTGCTGCTCCTCGGCAGCGGACTCCGGGTCCGTCTGCAGCTCGCCGCCTTCTTGCTGCGCGAGCGATGCCGTGGCGCCGAGGCCGAGCAGCGCGGCAGCGGCGATCACTTCTAGGCAATGCCCACGAAGATCGCTTTGGTTCTTCATACGGTTGATCTCCTCCAGTTGCTGGAAAGCCGTGACCCACCACCTTCGGCCCCCGGCGGGGTACCGGAGCCAGTGGGGGCTGCAAGGGATATGCCAGCCAAGGCGGAGTGCGTCGGCATCGGCAACCACCCCTACGGATCGGAGGGCCGGGCCGGAACCGACGAGCGCGCGCGTTGCGCGCGGCGGGGGCCTCGAGTGGATGCGCGCGACCGTTGCCGCTACGTCAGTCCTCGAATTGGAACGTGCACTTGTTGCGGACGCCGCGAACCTCGACGGGCTCGCCATCGAGCACTCGGGGCTTGTACTTGAACCTCGCCGCGGCCTCCACGCAGGCGCTGTCGAAGACGCTGCTCGACGACTCGACGACC harbors:
- the ccmA gene encoding heme ABC exporter ATP-binding protein CcmA encodes the protein MTDGQDAGAPFPGLRVDGLAMWRGEQCLFESLDFALGEGQIGLVVGPNGAGKTTLLRVLAGLTPPSSGRVEWHGTALRALPPEQRAAIAYRGHADGLKRELTVRENLEFHRRMQQTDGNVERIAAQLRVGEKLDERVRFLSAGQRRRVGLGCLRLGGAKLWILDEPMTHLDAAGRALVAGWIANHVAADGIAVVATHRPDELARPGALVIEL
- a CDS encoding fasciclin domain-containing protein; protein product: MKNQSDLRGHCLEVIAAAALLGLGATASLAQQEGGELQTDPESAAEEQQPGAAEQESTQTASAEEGTEGLDQLAQEHEDLSTFVEAVKAAGMAESLMEEGTSYTLFAPTNDAFEQMSGLGTEELLQPENRDQLISLLRAHIVADDVDQELARNLPEAQTIDGGTVEISMPEEGEMMVGDARVVESDIQMGNLRVYAIDQVLSEGTAVATADEPSAEDEAESEQEATDEISPEPELSPEPEISPEPETSPDISPQ